In one Alnus glutinosa chromosome 14, dhAlnGlut1.1, whole genome shotgun sequence genomic region, the following are encoded:
- the LOC133857100 gene encoding protein trichome birefringence-like 14 isoform X1 encodes MKGGNNFRLRGRNLSLTLVVLIVTTIAIWTWEKNPFANSLLSAEERYTISSSEFHVGSQNDSVVSMKPMDKIEENISHSIIKEETKGEEKFGTAPVDAISAFSPEMIDSGGHVISSKTKVGAALVIRFSKTKVCNYAKGRWVADSQRPFYSGFGCKQWLSKMWACRLTQREDFSYEGFRWQPENCDMPNFEQSTFLQRMQDKTIAFIGDSLGRQQFQSLMCMAAGGEESPEVENVGKKYGLVKARGAIRPDGWAYRFTKINTTILYYWSASLSDLVPLNISDPSTNVAMHLDRPPAFMRQFLHHFDVLVLNTGHHWNRGKLNANRWVMYVDGKPNEDKKRAEIGHAKNFTVYSVVRWLDSQLPSHPHLKAFFRTISPRHFVNGDWNTGGSCENTTPLSGGSEVVQDVSSDPIVENAVKGTAVKILDITALSQLRDEGHISHYSVRGTLNVSDCLHWCLPGIPDAWNELLIAQI; translated from the exons ATGAAAGGAGGAAATAATTTTAGATTGAGGGGGAGAAATCTTTCTCTCACTCTGGTTGTTCTCATTGTTACAACTATAGCAATTTGGACTTGGGAAAAAAATCCTTTTGCTAATAGTCTACTATCGGCTGAAGAGCGGTATACAATCTCTTCTTCAG AGTTTCATGTGGGTTCCCAAAATGATTCTGTAGTATCCATGAAGCCAATGGATAAAATTGAGGAAAATATATCACACTCAATcataaaagaagaaacaaaaggagaagaaaagttTGGTACTGCACCAGTCGATGCTATATCTGCATTCTCTCCTGAAATGATAGACAGTGGTGGGCATGTGATTTCCTCCAAAACTAAAG TTGGTGCTGCACTAGTGATTAGATTCTCCAAAACTAAAG TCTGCAATTATGCCAAGGGTAGATGGGTTGCAGACAGCCAGAGGCCTTTCTATTCAGGATTCGGGTGCAAGCAGTGGTTATCAAAAATGTGGGCATGTAGACTAACACAGCGAGAAGATTTTTCTTATGAAGGATTTCGGTGGCAGCCAGAAAACTGTGACATGCCAAATTTTGAGCAGTCCACATTCTTGCAAAG AATGCAGGATAAAACAATTGCATTTATAGGAGATTCATTGGGCAGGCAGCAGTTCCAGTCTTTAATGTGTATGGCCGCTGGTGGGGAAGAGAGCCCAGAAGTTGAAAATGTGGGAAAAAAATATGGTCTTGTCAAAGCTCGTGGAGCCATTCGTCCTGATGGCTGGGCTTATAgattcacaaaaataaatacCACCATTTTGTATTACTGGTCAGCAAGTCTGAGTGACCTAGTGCCCCTTAACATCTCAGACCCATCCACCAATGTGGCTATGCATTTGGATCGTCCCCCGGCTTTCATGAGACAGTTCCTCCATCATTTTGACGTGTTGGTTCTAAATACAGGACACCACTGGAATAGGGGTAAGCTTAATGCAAATCGTTGGGTGATGTATGTGGATGGAAAGCCGAATGAAGATAAAAAACGTGCCGAAATCGGGCATGCCAAGAATTTTACAGTGTATAGCGTCGTTAGATGGCTTGATTCTCAGCTTCCCTCACATCCTCATCTTAAAGCTTTTTTTCGGACGATCTCGCCTAGGCATTTTGTTAATGGGGACTGGAACACCGGGGGTAGCTGCGAAAATACCACTCCATTGTCTGGAGGAAGCGAAGTTGTGCAAGATGTATCAAGTGATCCTATTGTTGAGAATGCTGTAAAGGGCACAGCAGTAAAGATTTTGGATATAACTGCACTATCTCAACTGAGGGATGAGGGTCACATATCCCACTACAGTGTTAGAGGGACTCTTAATGTTAGCGATTGCTTACATTGGTGCCTACCCGGCATTCCAGACGCATGGAACGAGCTCCTTATCGCACAAATATAG
- the LOC133857100 gene encoding protein trichome birefringence-like 14 isoform X2 encodes MKGGNNFRLRGRNLSLTLVVLIVTTIAIWTWEKNPFANSLLSAEERYTISSSEFHVGSQNDSVVSMKPMDKIEENISHSIIKEETKGEEKFGTAPVDAISAFSPEMIDSGGHVISSKTKVCNYAKGRWVADSQRPFYSGFGCKQWLSKMWACRLTQREDFSYEGFRWQPENCDMPNFEQSTFLQRMQDKTIAFIGDSLGRQQFQSLMCMAAGGEESPEVENVGKKYGLVKARGAIRPDGWAYRFTKINTTILYYWSASLSDLVPLNISDPSTNVAMHLDRPPAFMRQFLHHFDVLVLNTGHHWNRGKLNANRWVMYVDGKPNEDKKRAEIGHAKNFTVYSVVRWLDSQLPSHPHLKAFFRTISPRHFVNGDWNTGGSCENTTPLSGGSEVVQDVSSDPIVENAVKGTAVKILDITALSQLRDEGHISHYSVRGTLNVSDCLHWCLPGIPDAWNELLIAQI; translated from the exons ATGAAAGGAGGAAATAATTTTAGATTGAGGGGGAGAAATCTTTCTCTCACTCTGGTTGTTCTCATTGTTACAACTATAGCAATTTGGACTTGGGAAAAAAATCCTTTTGCTAATAGTCTACTATCGGCTGAAGAGCGGTATACAATCTCTTCTTCAG AGTTTCATGTGGGTTCCCAAAATGATTCTGTAGTATCCATGAAGCCAATGGATAAAATTGAGGAAAATATATCACACTCAATcataaaagaagaaacaaaaggagaagaaaagttTGGTACTGCACCAGTCGATGCTATATCTGCATTCTCTCCTGAAATGATAGACAGTGGTGGGCATGTGATTTCCTCCAAAACTAAAG TCTGCAATTATGCCAAGGGTAGATGGGTTGCAGACAGCCAGAGGCCTTTCTATTCAGGATTCGGGTGCAAGCAGTGGTTATCAAAAATGTGGGCATGTAGACTAACACAGCGAGAAGATTTTTCTTATGAAGGATTTCGGTGGCAGCCAGAAAACTGTGACATGCCAAATTTTGAGCAGTCCACATTCTTGCAAAG AATGCAGGATAAAACAATTGCATTTATAGGAGATTCATTGGGCAGGCAGCAGTTCCAGTCTTTAATGTGTATGGCCGCTGGTGGGGAAGAGAGCCCAGAAGTTGAAAATGTGGGAAAAAAATATGGTCTTGTCAAAGCTCGTGGAGCCATTCGTCCTGATGGCTGGGCTTATAgattcacaaaaataaatacCACCATTTTGTATTACTGGTCAGCAAGTCTGAGTGACCTAGTGCCCCTTAACATCTCAGACCCATCCACCAATGTGGCTATGCATTTGGATCGTCCCCCGGCTTTCATGAGACAGTTCCTCCATCATTTTGACGTGTTGGTTCTAAATACAGGACACCACTGGAATAGGGGTAAGCTTAATGCAAATCGTTGGGTGATGTATGTGGATGGAAAGCCGAATGAAGATAAAAAACGTGCCGAAATCGGGCATGCCAAGAATTTTACAGTGTATAGCGTCGTTAGATGGCTTGATTCTCAGCTTCCCTCACATCCTCATCTTAAAGCTTTTTTTCGGACGATCTCGCCTAGGCATTTTGTTAATGGGGACTGGAACACCGGGGGTAGCTGCGAAAATACCACTCCATTGTCTGGAGGAAGCGAAGTTGTGCAAGATGTATCAAGTGATCCTATTGTTGAGAATGCTGTAAAGGGCACAGCAGTAAAGATTTTGGATATAACTGCACTATCTCAACTGAGGGATGAGGGTCACATATCCCACTACAGTGTTAGAGGGACTCTTAATGTTAGCGATTGCTTACATTGGTGCCTACCCGGCATTCCAGACGCATGGAACGAGCTCCTTATCGCACAAATATAG